The following proteins are encoded in a genomic region of Procambarus clarkii isolate CNS0578487 chromosome 23, FALCON_Pclarkii_2.0, whole genome shotgun sequence:
- the LOC138367848 gene encoding uncharacterized protein: protein MAHKTSLETLDRSLQDLHGNIRPFGNLLILPAGDFSLTLPVISQWTPVDEINACLKYSTFWCHVKTLKLTTNMRVQLQDEDQIFSHQLLEIGNGNLPVDLTSGRISLPHNVYNFVTSKEEFIEQLFPNIKTNYTNHDWLRERAILAAKNNDFYDLNNIIQSNIQSEAITCKSVDTVVEADEAVNYATEFFNSFDQPGIPPYILHLKIGVPIIMLRNINQPKLCNRTRLALKKLISNVVEASILTGSFKGEGVFIPHIPRISTDMIFQFKRLQFPIRVAFAITKNKAWGKSLEFSI from the coding sequence ATGGCCCACAAAACATCGCTCGAGacgcttgatcgatcattgcaagatttgcatggaaacatcagaccatttgggaatttATTAATATTGCCTGCAGGAGATTTCAGCCTAACATTACCAGTAATTTCTCAATGGACACCGGTAGACGAAATAAATgcctgcctgaaatactctactttttgGTGCCATGTAAAGACGTTAaagttaactacaaatatgcgtgtccagctgcaagACGAAGatcagatattctcacatcagttgctggaaattgggaacggaaacctgccggttgatctgacttcaggacgaatttcattgcctcataacgtcTACAATTTTGTGACatcaaaagaagaattcattgaaCAATTATTtccaaatattaaaaccaattatacaaatcacgattggctgagagaacgagctattcttgcagCCAAAAACAATGACTTTTACGACCTTAATAATATTATTCAGTCAAACATTCAAAGCGAAGCAATCACatgcaagtccgtcgacactgttgtggaagcagatgaagcggttaattatgcaacagaattttttaattcattcgATCAGCCAGGGATACCACCGTACATACTGCatttgaaaatcggcgtgccaattatcatgttgcgaaatatcaaccaaccAAAGCTATGCAACAGAACGCGGCTTGcattaaaaaaattaatcagcaacgtcgtagaagcatcaATCTTGACAGGATCCTTCAAAGGTGAAGGTGTCttcattcctcacattcctagGATTTCGACGGATATgatatttcaatttaagagattgcaaTTCCCAATTCgagtggcgtttgcaatcaccaaaaATAAAGCTTGGGGCAAATCTTTAGAATTTAGTATTTAG